The sequence TCAAACATTAACTTATCATTTCTATATGTAATTACCATTCAATGAATGTGATAGGCTTATAAGTAATAGAGAAGGGATTCAGTTATGGAACAACTATAAACTATAAATTATAAATTAGTAGCTAATATATATAAAATAATTAATGTTAAACCATTAATATGAAGTGTTTTAATAAGTATAAAGCTAATGATTAAAGAGAGTATGTTTATCGTTCACTAGACATGAAAGCTAAGTTATGTATAATTAAACATGTTAAAAGACAAGAGTAAATATAGAAGACAATGATTTAGTTGACCCAAATACCAAAGTTTAAAAGAAAGAGATCTATCATTTAAAGATAAAAATAGAGTGGAAAAATAATATGGATTTGAGTATTTTGAAAATAAAGGAGAGTTTTTTATGAAAAAAATAGCATTAGGTGTATCAGTAATTATTTTGATTAGTATTTTATCTTTTTTTACCATATTATTTTTCACTCCTAAGCCTTTATTTGCAGCTGTTAAGGCGATACCTGTTGAAGCAAATTTAACAAAGCCATCTAATTACAGAGAAATTGAAGATAATATTAGTGTTAAAAAAAATATTACGTATTCAAATGAATATTTGGAAAGCACATTAGATATTTATTCACCGAAAAAGTTGAAAGAGTCGGCTCCTGTAATTTTATTTATTCATGGTGGTGGTTTCTTTAAAGGCGAAAAAGAGATGGCAAAATATTTTGGTCCCACACTTTCCAATGAAGAATATATTTTTGTAAGTATTAATTACAATCTTGCGCCGAAGGCTACAGTATTTGACCAAATTAGGCAAGTGAATGAAGCGGTCAAATTTATTGTTGAGAATGCTGAACAATTTTCAATAAACGAAAATGAAATTAGTTTAGCTGGCTCGTCAGCAGGAGGTTTTTTAGCGTTACAATTGTTATCAGCTTACCATGATGATAGTTATGCAAAAAAAATTGAAATTCAGCCAGTAAAAAATACACTATTTAAAAGTCTACTTTTATATAGTGCTGTATTTGATTTATCAGAATTTCAAAACTTTGATGGTAATATACTAAGTAATTATGTGGTTTCTAAAATGGGTTGGGGATTGACTGGCGAGAAAAATTGGAAACAAGACAAGCATTTAGGTCAGCTTCTAAATTTAAATAATTATATCAGTGAAAAATTTCCACCGATATTTATTACAGATGGAAATACGAATACTTTTACTAAACAAGCTAAAAACTATGTAGCTAGGCTAGAAGAATTTAAAGTTCCAACTCAAACTTTGTTCTTTGATTCAAAAGTTGAGGTGGGACATGGATATCAATTAAATATGGAGACTCATGCATCAGAGAAAGCTGTGGCTCAATCGTTAGAATTTTTAAAGTTAGATCAATAAGTTACTTAATTAAATTATGAAATGGAGTAGCCTGAGTTGTGAGACGAATTTTCTTCAGCAAAGTGAATTATTAACATTGTTACTAATAGGTTAATGGTTCACTTTTGTTTTTATAAATGAAAACTATTAGAAACTACTCTAATTTTTTATTTACATATAATGTTTGTACATAGGTGTTCATTTGATAAGCCCAGCCTTGATCAGAGTGGAAGGGGCGGCGATAGGGACAATCATTTGTTTGAGAAATTGCTTCTACTAACCCGGCTATAACTGTTTTACCGTTTGGTTGAGCAGAAAGGCTGTAGCTTAGAATTTCACTGTTATACATATCCATAAACGGATCTAAATATGTTTTTTTCTGTCGAAGAATGCTCGCGTCGTCTGTTTCATAGTATTTAAATTCAGTTGTATCCGTCGTGATTTTTTCATGAGAGCCCGAAGTATTGAGTCTTCGATGAATCAAGTTTTTAGCTACTTTCCCAACGTTTCCCTTATATGAATTATATTTCCTAGATTTCTTGGTAAATGCGTTGACTTGTAACTGTAGCTTTTGAATTAATCGCTGTACTTTCTTTTTATTTACTTTGTATCCACGTCGTTTTAATTTTTGTGTCATTCTTCTATAGCCATAATGTTAATGTTCTTTACGAATTGCTTGAATTTTTTCTTCAATCATTTGTGTTGAATATGAATATAATCATGTATGTACTATTTTTTGTTATAGCTTTATTCAGAATGGGAGTGCTTTTTATTTCTAAACGTCATGAAAAGAAATTATTAGAGACAGGCGCGATGGAGTATGGTAAAAAAGTATCCAAACAACTAGTAATTTTGCATACTTTATTTTATTTTTGTTCTTTTTTTGAAGGTATAATCACGAGCGTAAAAATAGATATAATTAGTTATATTGGATTATTTCTGTTAATAGTGTCATTTATCGTATTAATCGTAGTGGTTAAATCATTAGGGGAATACTGGACAGTTAAATTAATTTTTGCTGGAAATCATGTGTTAAATACTAGTTGGGTGTTTAAATATATTAAACATCCAAATTATTTCTTAAACATTGTTCCTGAGTTAATAGGTATAACCCTATTATTTCATGCTTGGTTAACGATAATGGTTTTCATAGTTCCCTATAGCATATGTCTTTATTTAAGAATCAAAGAAGAAAATGAATTATTAGCTTCTTTGTAGCTTGAGATGAGAGCGCTGAAATATTGGTGCGTAATTTTCTATCAATGAAGTTTAAAATAATCATGTATTAATAGATTTACCACAAATAAGAATGGTGTAAGCTCTTCGTGAACGTAATTTTTTGTTCATTAAGAGGTTCTATAAAGAAAGCGTTTGATTGTTAAAATTCGACCATAATTTGTCCGAAACATGAATTTTTTTCGAAACTTTCCAATCATTTGAGTTAAGTACAAGATTTTCGCTTATACTTATGGTAAAATAAACTCAACTTATAGAAGTTTAAACGCGATTTTTAGAGGCAAAAGGCAGGTGGGTACATGGAACAATATCCCAAGAAATTCAGTAATAATAAGAGATTTATGTTATTCTCACACTCAAAAGTTTTAAAAACTGGAATTGCCGCGTGCATTATTCAGTGCTTTAAGAGTTATTACAGAGTTACCTGATTGCCTAACAGTAAATAAGGATCAACCAAAAAAGATGAGTGATAGATTCTAAGAATCAATGAATATCAGAATCTTTAATACATGTGAGAGGAACTAAAATGAATGAAAAGAAAACTATTATCACTACAGATGATATGTGTATTGCTCAGTGTTAATTTTGTACCAGTAATTGGTTATGCTGATGAATTGACGCAAACAGAGTCAGGATCAAACAACATCGAAGAAGGAACAACAGAAACGACAGAAAGTTCTTCAACTGAGGACACAACGACACCGACAGATTCATCTTCAACTGAAGAAACTGGTACAACTGAATCAACCAATACCAGTACCGAGTCGTCAGAAGAAGTACAACCTCCGGCAAGTAGTCATGAGGAAGTCCCAGTAGCGCCACAACCAAGCGCTCCAATTGAAACGACAGTAGTACCAGAGCAGCCTGTTCAGCCAACCGTTGATCATGCACCTACTGAAGCGCAATTGGATCAAACTATCAAGGTCGTTAAAAATGAACCAACAGAAACATTCATTCGCCGTATCGGTGAAAAAGCTCGTGCTGTAGGTCAAAAAAATGACTTGTATGCCTCTGTTATGATTGCTCAAGCCATTTTAGAAACAGGATCTGGCAATAGTGATTTAAGCCAACAGCCTTATCACAATCTCTTCGGAATCAAAGGAGAGTACAAAGGAGAGAAAGTTGTCTTTTCTACACAAGAAGATGACGGATCTGGCAATTGGTATACGATTGATGCTTCTTTCAAAAAATACCCTGGATACAAAGAATCGTTTGAGGATTATGCTAAGTTAATGAAAGAAGGCATCGATTCAAACAAAACAATTTATTCAGGGACTTGGAAGTCAAATGCCGTGAGCTATCGTGAAGCGACAAAATCTTTAACAGGTGTTTATGCAACGGATACGAGTTATGATCAAAAGCTAAATGCTTTTATTGAAGAATATGATTTGACTGAGTATGACAAAGAAAAACCATCTACTTCAACAAGTGGTATCATTGTTTCAGACAGTCATCCAGATAGTGATTTTAAAGAGTATACAGGTGAAACCTATTCTGGTTCAGAAGCATATGCAGCAGGAAACTGTACGCAATATGTCTATAACCGTATTGTTCAATTAGATGGTTCTGTCGAAACAACAATGGGTAATGGAATGGACTGGGGATCAACTGGTAAAGCGAATGGCTATGAGGTTTCTAATAAACCTAAAGCAGGAACGGCCGTTAGTTTCCAACCAACAGTTGCTGGAGCAGATGGAACGTATGGACATGTGGCATTTGTTGAACATGTGTATGATGATGGATCTATCCTAATTTCAGAAATGAATGTTGCTGGTTTAGGAATCGTTTCATTTAGAGTAATTGATAAAGACACAGCTAATACGTTAGCATACGTGACACCAAAATAAAAATAAGTTAATGATGATGTCGAGTTGGAGTACTCAGCATTATCATTAACTTTTTTAGTTTTTCTCAAAATTCTGTTTACTTTTTCTTAACTATTCTATAGAAAACCTAAATGTTTTGGGCATAGTTTCTTCAAACCTCCACGTTATTATATAGACATACCCAATAACAAACCCAAACAAAACACTTTTTCATTTTTACTCCTCAAGTAAAAAGAACTCCTTTGCCGCTCGATCACCCAGTCGAGCGGTTATTTTTTTGTAAAATAGTTGTTGAACTTAATAATGTATTTTCCTGCTGTTAATGCTTGATTCATTCCAAAATTCATATGAATCAGCCATTTTTCTAGAAATTATTTGCTGTAATTGAGAAAGTTCTTCCTGCTGTAACTCTCTTTTTTGAATTAATAAAACTGAAGTCGAGTTTAGTTGTAGCGCAATAAAATCATTCGCTTCAATGCATCGGATGAAACTGGACCATTCATAAGTGGAAACAGATAATTGTGTCCTTACTTCAACAGATTCATCTGTAATAATAAACTCCTTTTCGATAAAAAATGATTTGTTTGACGGATCTTTTAAACTTTTTTTGAGTCTAAAATCAATTTCTTTATAATAGATAAGCAGCAGTTCTAGACCTATTACCAAAAAAAGTAATGCACTATAAAAAAATATCGGACAATAATGCAGTATGTCAGCTAAGTTGATGGATATAAATTTGAATGTATCTTGTTGGAAAAATTTCCAGATTAAATAAATAGAAATGATGAACAGAAAAAAACTAGTAATAGATAAACTTAAAAGTAAATATCTTCGATGTTTATATTTCTTTTTCATGTAGATTTTATTAAACTCTAGCCAACTATTTTGAGTCAAGGTTTGTGTTAATTTTAGTTTTAGTTCCATTTTTATCATCTCCTACTATGGATTATAGCGTTTACTTTGTTGAAATGACAGTTTTTTTGATAGACGACAGTGAAAAAATAGTTATATCCTGAAAAAAATGCTGACCATAAAAATCATGGCCAGCATTTTTTATTATTTTTTCCACTCAGCGACTTCTTTTGAATGACTGTCGATCCAGTCTCTAGCAGCTTGAGTTGGTTCAGTTCCATTATTGATTTCTAACATCACAGATTCCATATCTTCTTTTGTCCAATGGAAATTTTTCAAGATGTTATAGGCTTCAGGATTTTCTTTTTCTAATCCTTTTCTAGCCATTGTGTGAATTGTTTCTTCTTTGCCCATTGTGCCTTTTGGATCTTCTAAATATTTAAGATCGTATTTAGCAAACATCCAATGTGGAGACCAACCCGTAATAACAATCTCTTCTTTGTTTTTGATGGCTTGTCCAAGAGCAACGGTCATGGCACCAGATGAAGAAGTTTCAACTGACCAATCAGATAAGTTGTTATAAGCTTTTTGTGTTTTTTCAGCCGCAGCAACAACACCTGCACCAGGTTCGATCCCGGTGATTTTTTTACCAGCTTGATCTTTTAAATCTTCAATTGAATCAACGTCCATATATTGTGGAACAACGATACCAAGTTTAGCACCTTTTAAGTTTTCACCTAAATCATCCACTTTATTTTTATATTGTTTGTATTGCTCACCATGAGTTCCAGGAAGCCAAGCGGCAACCATTGCATCTGTTTCCCCTTTTGAGAGAGATTCCCACATAATGGCATTATCTAGCGGTGTCAGTGAGACATTGTAACCTACATCTTTTAACACTTCACCGATCACGTGAGTTGAAGCAACTTCTGTATCCCATTCTACATAAGAAAGAGAAATATTTTTTTCTTCATTTTTTGCAGAAGAGAACAGAGTAGAGCCGGCGATCAAAGCGATAATCGCTACAATAGCAACAGCAGTGCCACCAATTTTTTGTTTTTTAGATAATTTTGATTTAGCTGGTGTTGATTTTTTCTTATTTAAATTTTGAGTAAAACGATCAATGATAATCGCTAAAATAACTAAAGCAACCCCATTAACAAAACCATTTCCGACTTGGGCACGTTGTAAGGCAGAAAGAACGCCGCGACCAAGTCCAGGAGCACCGATCATTGATGCGATAACCACCATAGAAAGTGCCAGCATTGTTGTCTGGTTGACCCCCGCCATGATCGTATTTTTAGCTAATGGTAACTCAAGTTTGAATAGTTTTTGCCAACCCGTACTACCAAATGAATCAGAAGCTTCAACTAATTCTTTCGGTACTTGACGAATCCCAAGATTGGTAAAACGAACAGTTGGTGGTAATGCAAAGATCACTGAGGCAAATACCCCAGGAACCATCCCGATTCCGAAGAATGCTACTGCAGGAATCAAATACACAAATCCAGGCATTGTTTGCATGAAATCTAAAATAGGGGTAATAATGCTTTGCGCTTTATTACTTTTTGCCATTAAAATTCCTAGTGGTACACCAATGACGATGGAAACTACACTAGAAAGTAAAACTAAAGTTACGGTACTCATCAAATCTGTCCATAAATTTTGATTGTAAATGAAAAGTAACCCGATCAGTGTGAACAAGCTTAAACCAATTTTCTTATTTGAAATAAAAAATGCAATGGCAGTTAAAATAATGATAAATAGTACGGGAGGAATCGCAACTAATAGAGAGGTGATTCCATCCATTAAACTTTGACCTGTTGATTGGAAGAAACTGAAAACTCCTGAAAAAGTATTCGTCATCCATTCAGTGATCGTTTCGACCCAACTTGCTACTGGTAATTGATAATTATTCATTGATATTCACCTCTGTTTCTGCTAATGCTTCAAGAACGCTGCCTCGAATGACGACACCAAGCAATTTATTGTTGTCCGTTACAGCAACTGGCGTAGGTGAATCATAGATGATTGGGAAAATATCGTTGACGAGCATATCTTTGTCGATAGAAGTGATATCTGTATCCACATAATCAGTTAATGGTTTACCTGCTTTACGTGCTTCTAACGCTCGCTCAGCTCGGACGACCCCTTTTAGTTGACGTTTTTTATCAACAGCTAAAAGCATACTAACTTCTTCTTGACGCATCCGTGTTAAAGCAACCGTTGGGCCGTCAATTTCAATATTAGTTGTTAATGCAGGAACCATGATATTTTGAGCAGTTAAAACCTTAGAACGATCTACATCTTCAACGAAGGTACGAACGTAATCATTGGCTGGGTTTGTTAAGATTTCTTCACCAGTACCAATTTGCATAATCTGACCGTCTTTCATTAGAGCAATTCGATCGCCGATACGTAATGCTTCATTTAAATCATGTGTGATAAAGATGATCGTCTTTTTCACATTTTCTTGTAGATCTACTAATTCATCTTGCATTTCTCGACGAATCAACGGATCAAGAGCAGAAAAGGCTTCATCCATCAGTAAAATTTCTGGATCGTTAGCTAAGGCTCGGGCTAAGCCAACACGTTGTTGCATTCCGCCAGACAGCTGTTTAGGAAACTGATCTTTAAAAGCGAGTAAGCTTGAGTTTTCTAACGCTTGTTCGGCTTTAGCAGTACGTTCTTCTTTTGGGACACCGCGAACTTCTAAACCATATTCTGTATTTTCTAAAATCGTGCGGTGAGGGAAGAGACCAAAATTTTGGAAAACCATGCTCATCTTATTACGACGAACTTCTCTAAGGCCTTCTTTATCCAATTTTGAGATGTCTTGATTATCGATAAGAATATTTCCAGAAGTGGGTTCGATCAAACGATTCAAAAGACGAATCAATGTTGATTTACCACTACCAGAAAGCCCCATGATCACGAAAATTTCTCCTTCTTCTACTTCGAAATTCACATCGTATACGCCGACAGTAGCACCAGTTTTTTTCAAGATTTCGGTTTTATCTTTGTTTTCTTTGATCATATCCAGTGCTTGTTTTGATTTTTTACCGAATATTTTTGTTAAATGCGAGACTTGTACTTTGGGCAAAACAAAATTCCTCCTTATTTTAAAAGCTGAGCAGGCTCGTCCAACTCCGACAGAAAAATAGGAAAATCAGAGGGTGGTGCTTTTCGCCACAATCGGATTTTATCTTTTTTTCGAGGAGTTAGCCTGTGAAGCTAGATAACACTAAAAGCGTAACGAGCTAGTTTAGCCTAGACAGGAAAATAGGAAAAAATGACTGAGATGCTTTTTGTCTCATTCAGTTTTTATCTTTTTCCCGAAAGGCTAGCTCGTGAAGCTAGATAACACTAAAAGCGTAACGAGCTAGTTTAGCCTAGACAGGAAAATAGGAAAAAATGACTGAGATGCTTTTTGTCTCATTCAGTTTTTATCTTCTTCCCGAGCGGCTAGCTCGTAAAGCTAGATAACACTAAAAGTATAAGAGGCTCGTCCAACTCCCACAGAAAAATAGGGAAATCAGAGGGTGGCGTTTTTTGCTACAATCAGATTTTATCTTTTTTCCGAGTAGTTGGCCTGCGAAGCTACCCAATATAAATTATACTTTTTTTGTTTTTTACAAAATAATGTAAAGAAAAATCATTTTCTTTTCTGTAAAAAAAAGTGACCATTCTAGATTAACATCGTGTAGTCACTTTGTCAAATTAGTGATCTAAAGAGAGAAAAATCAATGTGACTACCCTGTAAAGATATCATCTTTATTGAATTTTTTCTTTACTGCACGATGTGTTTTACATGTCAAGCTATTGGTGATAGTGAAGTCTATAGCAATGTTGATTGATAATAGTTATCACTGATAGTTATTATCAAAAATATTGATTGTACTTCAGGTTTTTTCAAACATATAATTAAGCCAGATAGGAGGGATAGAATTGAAAAAAATAGAGTGCAGTATTTATCGAGGAGGTACGAGTAAAGGTGTATTCCTATTAAAGAAGGATTTGGATAGACTCGGTTATGATCAAGATGAGGTATTGCTAAGAATAATGGGGAGTCCTGACGTAAGACAGATTGATGGGTTAGGAGGAGCAGTTTCAACTACAAGTAAAGTTGCTATTATTTCAAATGAAGAAAATGAAGATTGGGATGTGAATTATACCTTTGCACAAGTAGCTATTGACAAGCCAATTGTCTCTTATGCTGGAAACTGTGGAAATATTTCATCTGCAGTTGGCATTTTCTCGATTGAAAGCGGTTTAGTGGATGCGGTTGACCCTATAACTACAGTTAAAGTTTATAACAAGAATACAAATAAAATAATCTATGAACATATTCCTACTCCTGACGGTCAATTAGTATATGAAGGAGATTTTAAAATTTCTGGAGTACCAGGAAGCGGACTTAAAATTGTATTAGAGTTTATGGAGCCCGCTGGTTCAATAACAGGAAAATTGTTGCCAACAGGAAATGTAATAGACACACTAACAGTAGAAGATTTTGGTGAGATAGATGTATCAATTGTTGATGCTGCAAATCCTTTAGTATTTATAGAAGCGAATAAAGTTGGTCTGATTGGGAATGAGAATGCTTCTGAAATCGACAATAGTGAAGAACGATTAAGATTGTTAGAGAAAATCAGAGGTGCAGCAGCTGAAAAACTAGAATTTATCAAAACAGCGGATCAAAGTTCTCAAAAATCACCAGGAGTTCCTAAGCTTACGTTAGTAAGTAGAGCTGAAAATTATACAACAGTAGGTGGAGAAAATATCAGGTCAGATAGCTATGATTTAGCTGTTCGAATGATGAGTATGCAAAAAGCACATAAAACGATTGCCTTAACTGGTGCACTTTGTACAGCAGCAGCTTGTGTGATACCTGGTACGATTCCAAATTTACTGCTAAAAAAAAATAATCTGTCAAGCAATCAAACAAAATTGGTTTTTGGTCATAGTGACGGTTTGATTGAAACAACAATCAATTATGAATTAAATAAGGAAGAGGGCGTAACTATCCGTTCTATTTCTTCCTATAGAACGGCGAGAAAAATTTTGACAGGTACAGTATTTTTTTAGATTAAAAAGGAGATGAAAAAAGTATGTTGGCTTTATTGGGATATTTGATGATCATTGTATTTATGGCACTGTTACTTACGAAAAAAATCTCCCCTTTCGCAGGGCTGATTCTTATACCTCTTGCTTTTGGTTTAATTGCAGCTAGTTATACAGGACAATCATTTTTAAACGTTTTTGATTGGATTTATGAAGGATTATATTATCAAGTTGTTGGTAACAAAGTAAAATCTGGTGTAGCACCTACTATTACATTATTATTATTTGCTATTTTGTATTTCTCTATTATGTTGGATGTTGGCCTTTTTGATCCATTAAGCAAAGTTTTGATCAAATGGGCAAAAGGAGATCCTCTTCGTCTTTGCATTGCTACAGCTGTCATATCAACGATTGTTTCTTTAGATGGTGATGGTACGACAACAGTATTGATCGTAACAGCAGCCGTTTTGTCGTTATTCAAAAAAATGAAAATGCGACAGCTATACTTAGCAGTATTGATTGCTATTCCAAATTCGATTATGAACTTGGTACCGTGGAGTGGACCTATGGCAAGAGCCATGCCAGTATTGAATATAGGACCAAAAGAATTTTTCTTACCCTTGATTCCTGGAATGATTGGTGCAACGTTGCTTACAGCTTACATGGCTTATAGCTATGGGACAAAAGAGCGCGCACGTTTAGGTTATACTGCTGGAAAGAGTATTGTTACTGAAGAAGATTTAAAGGCAATCATGAAATCACTAAATGATGATCCAGATAATTTAAAACGACCTAAATTATTGTTATTCAATTTTATTTTGACAATCGTTATCATGGCGTTGTTGGTATTGGATACAGTTAATGGAGGCATCTTATTCTTAGTTGGAACAAGTATTGCACTGATTGTTAACTATAAAAATCCAGTTCTTCAAGCGCAACGATTAACTGCAAATGGTTCAGAAGCGTTAGGACCCGTCAGCTTAGTTTTTGGCGCAGGTGTTATTATGGGCGTATTAAATGGTAGTGGAATGAGTGCAGGCATTGCAGAGCATATTGTTTCTTTATTACCTGAAAGTA is a genomic window of Enterococcus haemoperoxidus ATCC BAA-382 containing:
- a CDS encoding alpha/beta hydrolase, whose product is MKKIALGVSVIILISILSFFTILFFTPKPLFAAVKAIPVEANLTKPSNYREIEDNISVKKNITYSNEYLESTLDIYSPKKLKESAPVILFIHGGGFFKGEKEMAKYFGPTLSNEEYIFVSINYNLAPKATVFDQIRQVNEAVKFIVENAEQFSINENEISLAGSSAGGFLALQLLSAYHDDSYAKKIEIQPVKNTLFKSLLLYSAVFDLSEFQNFDGNILSNYVVSKMGWGLTGEKNWKQDKHLGQLLNLNNYISEKFPPIFITDGNTNTFTKQAKNYVARLEEFKVPTQTLFFDSKVEVGHGYQLNMETHASEKAVAQSLEFLKLDQ
- a CDS encoding isoprenylcysteine carboxylmethyltransferase family protein, which codes for MYVLFFVIALFRMGVLFISKRHEKKLLETGAMEYGKKVSKQLVILHTLFYFCSFFEGIITSVKIDIISYIGLFLLIVSFIVLIVVVKSLGEYWTVKLIFAGNHVLNTSWVFKYIKHPNYFLNIVPELIGITLLFHAWLTIMVFIVPYSICLYLRIKEENELLASL
- a CDS encoding glucosaminidase domain-containing protein, translating into MKRKLLSLQMICVLLSVNFVPVIGYADELTQTESGSNNIEEGTTETTESSSTEDTTTPTDSSSTEETGTTESTNTSTESSEEVQPPASSHEEVPVAPQPSAPIETTVVPEQPVQPTVDHAPTEAQLDQTIKVVKNEPTETFIRRIGEKARAVGQKNDLYASVMIAQAILETGSGNSDLSQQPYHNLFGIKGEYKGEKVVFSTQEDDGSGNWYTIDASFKKYPGYKESFEDYAKLMKEGIDSNKTIYSGTWKSNAVSYREATKSLTGVYATDTSYDQKLNAFIEEYDLTEYDKEKPSTSTSGIIVSDSHPDSDFKEYTGETYSGSEAYAAGNCTQYVYNRIVQLDGSVETTMGNGMDWGSTGKANGYEVSNKPKAGTAVSFQPTVAGADGTYGHVAFVEHVYDDGSILISEMNVAGLGIVSFRVIDKDTANTLAYVTPK
- a CDS encoding YcxB family protein — protein: MELKLKLTQTLTQNSWLEFNKIYMKKKYKHRRYLLLSLSITSFFLFIISIYLIWKFFQQDTFKFISINLADILHYCPIFFYSALLFLVIGLELLLIYYKEIDFRLKKSLKDPSNKSFFIEKEFIITDESVEVRTQLSVSTYEWSSFIRCIEANDFIALQLNSTSVLLIQKRELQQEELSQLQQIISRKMADSYEFWNESSINSRKIHY
- a CDS encoding ABC transporter permease/substrate binding protein, which produces MNNYQLPVASWVETITEWMTNTFSGVFSFFQSTGQSLMDGITSLLVAIPPVLFIIILTAIAFFISNKKIGLSLFTLIGLLFIYNQNLWTDLMSTVTLVLLSSVVSIVIGVPLGILMAKSNKAQSIITPILDFMQTMPGFVYLIPAVAFFGIGMVPGVFASVIFALPPTVRFTNLGIRQVPKELVEASDSFGSTGWQKLFKLELPLAKNTIMAGVNQTTMLALSMVVIASMIGAPGLGRGVLSALQRAQVGNGFVNGVALVILAIIIDRFTQNLNKKKSTPAKSKLSKKQKIGGTAVAIVAIIALIAGSTLFSSAKNEEKNISLSYVEWDTEVASTHVIGEVLKDVGYNVSLTPLDNAIMWESLSKGETDAMVAAWLPGTHGEQYKQYKNKVDDLGENLKGAKLGIVVPQYMDVDSIEDLKDQAGKKITGIEPGAGVVAAAEKTQKAYNNLSDWSVETSSSGAMTVALGQAIKNKEEIVITGWSPHWMFAKYDLKYLEDPKGTMGKEETIHTMARKGLEKENPEAYNILKNFHWTKEDMESVMLEINNGTEPTQAARDWIDSHSKEVAEWKK
- a CDS encoding quaternary amine ABC transporter ATP-binding protein is translated as MPKVQVSHLTKIFGKKSKQALDMIKENKDKTEILKKTGATVGVYDVNFEVEEGEIFVIMGLSGSGKSTLIRLLNRLIEPTSGNILIDNQDISKLDKEGLREVRRNKMSMVFQNFGLFPHRTILENTEYGLEVRGVPKEERTAKAEQALENSSLLAFKDQFPKQLSGGMQQRVGLARALANDPEILLMDEAFSALDPLIRREMQDELVDLQENVKKTIIFITHDLNEALRIGDRIALMKDGQIMQIGTGEEILTNPANDYVRTFVEDVDRSKVLTAQNIMVPALTTNIEIDGPTVALTRMRQEEVSMLLAVDKKRQLKGVVRAERALEARKAGKPLTDYVDTDITSIDKDMLVNDIFPIIYDSPTPVAVTDNNKLLGVVIRGSVLEALAETEVNINE
- a CDS encoding 2-methylaconitate cis-trans isomerase PrpF family protein, which translates into the protein MKKIECSIYRGGTSKGVFLLKKDLDRLGYDQDEVLLRIMGSPDVRQIDGLGGAVSTTSKVAIISNEENEDWDVNYTFAQVAIDKPIVSYAGNCGNISSAVGIFSIESGLVDAVDPITTVKVYNKNTNKIIYEHIPTPDGQLVYEGDFKISGVPGSGLKIVLEFMEPAGSITGKLLPTGNVIDTLTVEDFGEIDVSIVDAANPLVFIEANKVGLIGNENASEIDNSEERLRLLEKIRGAAAEKLEFIKTADQSSQKSPGVPKLTLVSRAENYTTVGGENIRSDSYDLAVRMMSMQKAHKTIALTGALCTAAACVIPGTIPNLLLKKNNLSSNQTKLVFGHSDGLIETTINYELNKEEGVTIRSISSYRTARKILTGTVFF
- a CDS encoding CitMHS family transporter, translated to MLALLGYLMIIVFMALLLTKKISPFAGLILIPLAFGLIAASYTGQSFLNVFDWIYEGLYYQVVGNKVKSGVAPTITLLLFAILYFSIMLDVGLFDPLSKVLIKWAKGDPLRLCIATAVISTIVSLDGDGTTTVLIVTAAVLSLFKKMKMRQLYLAVLIAIPNSIMNLVPWSGPMARAMPVLNIGPKEFFLPLIPGMIGATLLTAYMAYSYGTKERARLGYTAGKSIVTEEDLKAIMKSLNDDPDNLKRPKLLLFNFILTIVIMALLVLDTVNGGILFLVGTSIALIVNYKNPVLQAQRLTANGSEALGPVSLVFGAGVIMGVLNGSGMSAGIAEHIVSLLPESMGGYIPLLLALISLPGLFFLPNDAFYFGILPVIAPIAYSFGATPVNIGVASLIGQAVRFASPLVAFLYVLVDRTEVSFGDYQKEYLKWGIPSYFIQLIIAIVSGIIPLPFLN